The sequence below is a genomic window from Mycobacterium sp. ITM-2016-00316.
ACTGGGCGCGGGCTGCGGTGCCGAACTGCTCACCGCACTGCTGGAGCGCTGCCGGACGATCGGGGTACGCGAGATCATCGCGGTGATCGCCGACTCCGGGGATCCGGCCTCCGCCGGTCTGCACCGTCGGCTGGGATTTCGGGACGCCGGACGGCTGGTCCGGGTCGGTCACAAACACGGTCGCTGGATCGACACGCTGCTGCTGCAATGGAGCGCAGGTTGACGGATTCGGTCGCACAGATGACCGCATGGGAGAATGTCATCCGTGTTGCGATGGACTACCGCAGGTGAATCCCACGGCCGTGCCCTGGTAGCGATGGTCGAAGGCATGGTTGCGGGTTTGTCCGTCACCTCCGACGACATCGCGGTCCAGCTGCAGCGCCGCCGGCTGGGCTACGGCCGCGGTGCGCGGATGAAGTTCGAGAAGGATCAGGTGACCGTGCTGGGCGGCGTGCGCCACGGCCTCACCCTGGGCGGACCGATCGCCATCGAGATCGGCAACACCGAATGGCCCAAGTGGGAGACCGTGATGGCGTCGGACCCGGTGCCCGCCGACCGGCTCGACAGCGACGCCGCCCGTAACGCCCCGCTGACCCGTCCGCGCCCCGGCCACGCCGACTACGCGGGCATGCTCAAGTACGGCTTCGACGACGCCCGTCCGGTGCTGGAACGCGCCAGCGCCCGCGAGACCGCGGCCCGCGTCGCCGCCGGCACCGTGGCCCGGGGCTTCCTGCGGCAGGCACTCGGCGTCGAGGTGATCTCACACGTCGTCTCCATCGGTGCCTCGAAGCCCTACGACGGCCCGCCACCGCAGCCGCAGGACCTGGCCGCCATCGACGACAGCCCGGTGCGTGCCTTCGACAAGGACGCCGAGCAGCTGATGATCGCCGAGATCGAAGCCGCCAAGAAGGACGGTGACACCCTCGGCGGCATCGTCGAGGTCGTGGTCACCGGGCTGCCGATCGGACTGGGCTCCTTCACCAGCGGCGACGACCGCCTCGACAGCCAGCTCGCCGCAGCGGTGATGGGTATCCAGGCCATCAAGGGTGTTGAGATCGGCGACGGGTTCGAGACGGCACGCCGCCGCGGCAGCGTCGCCCATGACGAGATGTACCCGGGCCCGGACGGCATCACCCGTTCCACCAACCGCGCCGGCGGCCTCGAGGGCGGCATGACCAACGGCCAGCCGCTGCGGGTGCGCGCCGCGATGAAGCCGATCTCCACGGTGCCGCGCGCGCTGGCCACCGTCGACATGTCCACCGGCGACGAGGCCGTGGCGATCCATCAGCGCTCCGACGTGTGCGCGGTGCCGGCCGCCGGTGTCGTCGTCGAGACGATGGTGGCCCTGGTGCTGGCGCGCGCCGCGCTGCTCAAGTTCGGTGGTGACTCGCTGGCCGAGACCCGCAGAAACGTCGAGAGCTACCTGGCCTCGGTTGCCGAGCACGAGCCGTCCACGACGGCCTCGGGATAGCTGATGGCTCCCCAAGTGGTACTGGTGGGCATGCCGGGTTCCGGCAAGTCCACCATCGGCCGCCGGTTGGCCAAGGCACTGGGCGTGCCGCTGCTCGACACCGACGCCAAGATCGTGGAGACCACCGGTCGCAGCATCGCCGAGATCTTCACCGACGGTGAGCCGCAGTTCCGTCAGATCGAGGCCGACGTGGTGCGCGCTGCGCTGGACGAACACGAGGGTGTGGTGTCTCTCGGCGGTGGCGCGGTGACCACGCCGGAGGTGCGCGAAGCGCTCAAGGGTCACACCGTGATCTATCTGGAAATCAGCGCCGCAGAAGGTGTTCGGCGCACCACCGGCAGCGCCCGACCGCTGCTCGCCGGCGATGACCCGGCGGCGACGTACCGTGCCCTGATGAAGCAGCGGGAACCGTTGTTCCGCGAGGTCGCCACCATGCGGGTGAACACCAACCGGCGCAATCCCGGCGCGGTGGTACGCCATATCGTCGGCCGGCTGTCCGGGTGTGGCCCTGCCCGGCCGCGGCGGCGGCGCAGGCCCGCCTGGCGGCGTGGTCCCACTGTCCTGAATCCGGCACCCACCACCGAGGCCCCGCCCACTCCGGCGGCGCTGGCCCGACGAGCAGAGGCACGCAATGAGTGAACCCGTGACTGTCGACGTACTGGTCGACCGGCCGTACCCGGTGATCATCGGCACCGGTCTGCTGGCGGACCTCGGCCGCACGCTGGCGGGGCGCCACAAGGTGGCGATCCTGCACCAACCCACCCTGGCCCAGACCGCCGAGGTCATCCGGGAACACCTGGCGGGCAACGGAATCGACGCGCACCGCATCGAGATCCCGGATGCCGAATCCGGTAAGGAACTTCCCGTCGTCGGGTTCATCTGGGAGGTGCTGGGCCGGATCGGCATCGGGCGCAAGGATGCCGTCGTCAGCCTCGGCGGCGGTGCCGCGACCGACGTCGCCGGGTTTGCCGCGGCCACCTGGCTGCGCGGCGTCGACATCGTGCACGTCCCGACCACGCTGCTGGGCATGGTGGACGCCGCTGTCGGCGGCAAGACCGGGATCAATACCGACGCGGGCAAGAACCTGGTCGGCGCCTTCCATCAGCCGCTGGCGGTCCTGGTCGACCTCGCCACCCTGCAGACGTTGCCGCGCAACGAGATCGTGGCCGGGATGGCCGAGATCGTGAAGGCCGGTTTCATCGCCGACCCGGTGATCCTGGACCTCATCGAGGCCGACCCGGAGGCCGCGCTGGACCCGTCGGGATCCGTGCTGCCCGAACTGATCCGCCGTGCCATCGCCGTCAAGGCGGAGGTGGTGGCCGCCGACGAGAAGGAATCGGCGCTGCGCGAGATTCTGAACTATGGACACACCTTGGCCCACGCCATCGAGCGCCGCGAGCGCTACAAGTGGCGTCACGGGGCCGCGGTGTCGGTGGGTCTGGTGTTCGCCGCGGAGTTGGGCCGGCTGGCCGGCCGTCTGGACGACGACACCGCCGACCGGCACGCCCGGGTGCTGGCGGCGCTGGGGCTACCGGTCAGCTATGACGCCGACGCGCTGCCCCAGTTGCTCGAATACATGGCCGGGGACAAGAAGAACCGCTCCGGGGTGCTGCGCTTCGTGGTGCTCGACGGACTGGCCAAGCCGGGCCGCCTCGAAGGGCCGGACCCGACGCTGCTGGCCGCGGCCTACTCCGTGGTGGGAACCCGCTGAATCAGGAGCGCTTGGCTTCCTCTTCCGCGCCGGGCTGCACCGCCGCGAAGACGTCGGTGTCGGCCCGCTCCTCGTCGCCCTCACGGCGACGGACGTACGGCGGCGCCTTGCGGTCGACGCTCCAACGGCCGATGGTCACCGCGATGACCCCGGCCAGGAAGATCAGCAACGCGGTGAACGCCGCGAACGAGGTCAGTTCGCTGATCAGGCCGCCGGTGTAGAGCACCGGGTAGAACAGCCCGATGAACCAGCACACGAGGTCTCCGAGCAGTCCGGCGATCAGGCCGGCAATCAGCCAGACCATCGCGAGATCCTGACGACGGTCCGGGTCGGACTGCGCGTTGGCGTCGGCGCGGCCGTCGAAATAAGCCCACAGGATCGCGGGGATCGCCAGGAACAGACCCAGCGTGGGACTGATCCATCCGGCCTGCGTCGGGAAGGTGTCGACCAGCACTCCCTGGATCAACCGGAGGACAACTACGACCGCCGCGAACACGAGTCCGCGCAGCAACCACTTGCTCATGAGGGGACAGCGTAGCGAGTACCGTCAGCGGCTGTGACGATTTCTCAGCGCCGGGACCGGTTGCGGCGCCGATTGGCGGCCGCCGAACTGGACGCCATGTTGGTAACTGACCTGGTCAACGTCCGATATCTGTCCGGATTCACCGGTTCCAACGCGGCCCTTTTGGTGCGCGCGGACCAGGACACGCCGGTGTTGGCAACCGACGGCCGTTATGTAACGCAGGCCGCTGCGCAGTCACCCGATGCCGAACTGGTCATCGAACGGGCCGTGGGCCCCCATCTGGCGGGCCGTGCGGTCGCCGACGGTGTGCGCCGGCTCGGGTTCGAGAGCCACGTCGTGACCGTCGACGGGTTCGGTCTG
It includes:
- the aroB gene encoding 3-dehydroquinate synthase; protein product: MSEPVTVDVLVDRPYPVIIGTGLLADLGRTLAGRHKVAILHQPTLAQTAEVIREHLAGNGIDAHRIEIPDAESGKELPVVGFIWEVLGRIGIGRKDAVVSLGGGAATDVAGFAAATWLRGVDIVHVPTTLLGMVDAAVGGKTGINTDAGKNLVGAFHQPLAVLVDLATLQTLPRNEIVAGMAEIVKAGFIADPVILDLIEADPEAALDPSGSVLPELIRRAIAVKAEVVAADEKESALREILNYGHTLAHAIERRERYKWRHGAAVSVGLVFAAELGRLAGRLDDDTADRHARVLAALGLPVSYDADALPQLLEYMAGDKKNRSGVLRFVVLDGLAKPGRLEGPDPTLLAAAYSVVGTR
- a CDS encoding B-4DMT family transporter — translated: MSKWLLRGLVFAAVVVVLRLIQGVLVDTFPTQAGWISPTLGLFLAIPAILWAYFDGRADANAQSDPDRRQDLAMVWLIAGLIAGLLGDLVCWFIGLFYPVLYTGGLISELTSFAAFTALLIFLAGVIAVTIGRWSVDRKAPPYVRRREGDEERADTDVFAAVQPGAEEEAKRS
- the aroC gene encoding chorismate synthase, translated to MLRWTTAGESHGRALVAMVEGMVAGLSVTSDDIAVQLQRRRLGYGRGARMKFEKDQVTVLGGVRHGLTLGGPIAIEIGNTEWPKWETVMASDPVPADRLDSDAARNAPLTRPRPGHADYAGMLKYGFDDARPVLERASARETAARVAAGTVARGFLRQALGVEVISHVVSIGASKPYDGPPPQPQDLAAIDDSPVRAFDKDAEQLMIAEIEAAKKDGDTLGGIVEVVVTGLPIGLGSFTSGDDRLDSQLAAAVMGIQAIKGVEIGDGFETARRRGSVAHDEMYPGPDGITRSTNRAGGLEGGMTNGQPLRVRAAMKPISTVPRALATVDMSTGDEAVAIHQRSDVCAVPAAGVVVETMVALVLARAALLKFGGDSLAETRRNVESYLASVAEHEPSTTASG
- a CDS encoding shikimate kinase, which encodes MAPQVVLVGMPGSGKSTIGRRLAKALGVPLLDTDAKIVETTGRSIAEIFTDGEPQFRQIEADVVRAALDEHEGVVSLGGGAVTTPEVREALKGHTVIYLEISAAEGVRRTTGSARPLLAGDDPAATYRALMKQREPLFREVATMRVNTNRRNPGAVVRHIVGRLSGCGPARPRRRRRPAWRRGPTVLNPAPTTEAPPTPAALARRAEARNE